Proteins from one Canis lupus familiaris isolate Mischka breed German Shepherd chromosome 26, alternate assembly UU_Cfam_GSD_1.0, whole genome shotgun sequence genomic window:
- the CFAP73 gene encoding cilia- and flagella-associated protein 73 isoform X2, with product MAVPWEEYFRLALQEKISLKIPGQNVEHLPPVLHLLEKRRELVDVDRSLQAQKEVFQTTMAVLKQRWEQVKQKERELKGSFVHFDKFLQDTEARRSRALQRAAEERRRASRQEAEALRLRAQLEKLRRERAELQHRVQRLEPCARLLGQVLELLPEFQRVPELVARFEGLADMQVALRLTERQRLEELEEARGRLQQLRDAWQDEVLRQSQQRVQLLERLEAARERTLCWESKWIQIQNTAAAKTLLLGRTRMAALNLFQLVCQHKRQPPALDIEDTEGQLEQVKLFILDRSSMLTSFRRAQSTLDPAGKLR from the exons ATGGCCGTGCCCTGGGAGGAATATTTCCGACTGGCCTTGCAAGAGAAAATATCTTT GAAGATCCCAGGGCAAAATGTGGAGCACCTCCCACCAGTGCTGCATCTCCTGGAGAAGAGGCGGGAGCTGGTGGATGTGGACCGGAGCCTGCAGGCCCAGAAGGAG GTGTTCCAGACCACCATGGCAGTGCTGAAACAACGCTGGGAACAGGTGAAACAGAAGGAGCGGGAGCTAAAGGGATCTTTTGTCCACTTTGACAAGTTCTTGCAG GACACGGAGGCCCGGCGCAGCCGCGCACTGCAGAGGGCGGCGGAGGAGCGGCGGCGGGCGAGCCGCCAGGAGGCCGAGGCGCTACGGCTCCGGGCCCAGCTGGAGAAGCTGCGGCGGGAGCGCGCGGAGCTGCAGCACCGGGTGCAGCGCCTGGAGCCCTGCGCGCGCCTGCTGGGGCAAGTGCTGGAGCTGCTGCCCGAG TTCCAGAGGGTTCCCGAGCTGGTGGCTCGCTTTGAAGGCCTGGCTGATATGCAGGTGGCACTGAGACTCACAGAGCGCCAGCggctggaggagctggaggaggcccGCGGGCGGCTGCAGCAGCTGCGGGACGCCTGGCAGGACGAGGTGCTTAGGCAGAGCCAGCAGCGAGTGCAGCTGCTGGAGCGCCTGGAGGCTGCGAGGGAGCGCACACTGTGCTGG GAATCCAAGTGGATTCAGATCCAGAACACAGCGGCAGCGAAGACCCTTCTCCTGGGACGCACTAGAATGGCAGCGCTCAACCTCTTCCAGCTAGTGTGTCAGCACAAGAGGCAGCCACCTGCCCTGGACATTGAGGACACCGAAGGGCAGCTGGAGCAG GTGAAACTGTTCATACTGGACCGGTCCTCCATGCTGACCAGTTTTCGTCGGGCCCAGTCCACCCTTGACCCAG CTGGGAAGCTGCGTTAA
- the CFAP73 gene encoding cilia- and flagella-associated protein 73 isoform X1 has translation MAVPWEEYFRLALQEKISLKIPGQNVEHLPPVLHLLEKRRELVDVDRSLQAQKEVFQTTMAVLKQRWEQVKQKERELKGSFVHFDKFLQDTEARRSRALQRAAEERRRASRQEAEALRLRAQLEKLRRERAELQHRVQRLEPCARLLGQVLELLPEFQRVPELVARFEGLADMQVALRLTERQRLEELEEARGRLQQLRDAWQDEVLRQSQQRVQLLERLEAARERTLCWESKWIQIQNTAAAKTLLLGRTRMAALNLFQLVCQHKRQPPALDIEDTEGQLEQVKLFILDRSSMLTSFRRAQSTLDPGEQGGRGTPEKEVYISCRVCAKWCPPEMGGPCSLRLACGVQEGHLASAK, from the exons ATGGCCGTGCCCTGGGAGGAATATTTCCGACTGGCCTTGCAAGAGAAAATATCTTT GAAGATCCCAGGGCAAAATGTGGAGCACCTCCCACCAGTGCTGCATCTCCTGGAGAAGAGGCGGGAGCTGGTGGATGTGGACCGGAGCCTGCAGGCCCAGAAGGAG GTGTTCCAGACCACCATGGCAGTGCTGAAACAACGCTGGGAACAGGTGAAACAGAAGGAGCGGGAGCTAAAGGGATCTTTTGTCCACTTTGACAAGTTCTTGCAG GACACGGAGGCCCGGCGCAGCCGCGCACTGCAGAGGGCGGCGGAGGAGCGGCGGCGGGCGAGCCGCCAGGAGGCCGAGGCGCTACGGCTCCGGGCCCAGCTGGAGAAGCTGCGGCGGGAGCGCGCGGAGCTGCAGCACCGGGTGCAGCGCCTGGAGCCCTGCGCGCGCCTGCTGGGGCAAGTGCTGGAGCTGCTGCCCGAG TTCCAGAGGGTTCCCGAGCTGGTGGCTCGCTTTGAAGGCCTGGCTGATATGCAGGTGGCACTGAGACTCACAGAGCGCCAGCggctggaggagctggaggaggcccGCGGGCGGCTGCAGCAGCTGCGGGACGCCTGGCAGGACGAGGTGCTTAGGCAGAGCCAGCAGCGAGTGCAGCTGCTGGAGCGCCTGGAGGCTGCGAGGGAGCGCACACTGTGCTGG GAATCCAAGTGGATTCAGATCCAGAACACAGCGGCAGCGAAGACCCTTCTCCTGGGACGCACTAGAATGGCAGCGCTCAACCTCTTCCAGCTAGTGTGTCAGCACAAGAGGCAGCCACCTGCCCTGGACATTGAGGACACCGAAGGGCAGCTGGAGCAG GTGAAACTGTTCATACTGGACCGGTCCTCCATGCTGACCAGTTTTCGTCGGGCCCAGTCCACCCTTGACCCAGgtgagcaggggggcagggggaccccTGAAAAGGAGGTATACATTTCTTGCAGGGTGTGTGCCAAGTGGTGCCCACCTGAGATGGGAGGGCCATGCTCGCTCAGACTGGCGTGCGGAGTACAAGAGGGGCATTTAGCAAGTGCTAAATAA